GAGGTCTCCAGATGATGGTGGCGGGCGTGGTGATGGCGATGACCGCCGAGAGCGCCCAGCGGTGTGCCCTTGGCGCCGGCGCCATCGTCATGGACGTGCTGGCCAGCAATGATGGCAGGGCTGCCCATGAGAAGATCGAGCGAATCCGGGTTCTGAGGCCTGATATGATTTTGCTGTCAGGCGGAACCGATGGCGGAACCATCTCGCACGTTGTGGAACTGGCAGAGTACATCCGGGCAGCCGATCCGAAGCCCAGGCTCGGCGGGAGCTTTAAACTTCCCGTGGTCTTTGCCGGGAACAAAGATGCGCGGGGCCGGATTCAGGAGATTCTGGGCGACCGGACGGCCCTTGTCATGGCGGACAATATTCGACCCATTCTTGAGCGGGAAAATCTTGCGCCGGCCCGCCACAAGATCCATGACCTGTTCCTCGAGCATGTCATGGCCCAGGCGCCGGGATATGGGGTGCTCATGGGGTGGACAGGGGCGCCGATCATGCCCACGCCTGCTGCCGTCGGTCTCATTATGGAGAATGCGGCGAGAGCGCAGGGGTTGAACCTGCTTGGTGTGGACATCGGTGGCGCTACGACGGATGTCTTCTCGGTGGTGGATGGGCAGTTCACCCGGACAGTCAGCGCCAATCTGGGGATGAGCTACAGCATCAGTAATGTCCTGGCCGAGGCCGGCATCGAGAAGATCGAACGATGGCTGGCCGATCCGCTTGCAGAGCAGGAGATGCGGAATCGGATCAAGAATAAGATGATCCGTCCCACCACGATCCCTCAGACGCAGGCGGACCTGGCCCTGGAGCAAGCAGTGGCGCGGGAGGCGCTCCGGCTTGCGTTCGAGCAGCACAAGGCGCTGGCAGTTGGCCTGAAGGGCGTGCAGCGGGAACGAACCATCGCGGATGCCTTCGAGCAGGGAGAGGACGAGAAGAGTCTCATTGACCTGTACAGAATCGACCTGATCATCGGGAGCGGCGGAATTCTCTCCCACGCACCGCACCGCGTCCAGGCGATGATGATGATGATCGACGCCTACCAGCCGCTTGGGCTGACGCGCTTCGCGGTAGATAGTATCTTTATGATGCCACACCTGGGTGTGCTGTCCGAGGTTAATGAGCGAGCGGCCACTGAGGTTTTCCTGAAGGACTGTTTGGTCCCACTGGGGAGTTGCCTGGCCGCCGAGGGAAGGGTGAAGCTCGGCGAACCCTGTTTTGCATATACCATCCGATTTGCAGACGGTCGGCAAGCGCAGGGAACTCTCCGCTTCGGAGAGATCCTTCGCATCGATCTTCCGCCTGGGGCAGAAGCCGACCTCCAGGCGGAGCCGTCGAAGAGCTTTGATCTGGGCGCCGGGAAGGGGAAGCCGGTAGCACTGAAGGCGAAAGGCGGCGTGGTCGGGCTAATCCTTGATGCCAGGGGACGGCCGCTCTACCTGGTAGAAAAGGAATCGGAGCGGGTCGCCCAGTTGCAGGCCTGGGCCAAGGCGGTCGAGTTGTACCCCACAGAGGAAGGGTATAGGGTATAGGGTTTAGGGCAGAGTTGAGAAGGGTGTCCATAGCTTTGACCCTAGCCCCTAGACCCAGGATCGAGAATGGCTCATTCGTACACACCAGGCTTGCGTATGGCGCCACGGACCGTGGTCCGGAAGCGGCGGATCCTGCCGATTCCGGGGCAGGTGCTCGTCCGTGAGGGGCAGGCCGTCACCGCGACCACGGTCATCGCTCAGACCGAGCTGCCCGGCAAGGTCCACGCGGTCAATGTGGTCAACCTGCTGGGAATCGTCCCGCAGGAGATCCGGCGCTATATGTTAAAACGGGAGGGTGATGCGGTCCGAGCCGACGAGCCGCTTGCCGAAAACAAGCCATTCATCAAATGGATGAAGGTCCAGGTCCCCTCCCCCATCACCGGAACCATCGAAACCGTTTCCGAGGTGACCGGACAGGTATTCCTGCGGGAGCCGCCGAGGCCCCTGGCGCTGACTGCCTACCTGGACGGTCATGTGGCTGAGATCTTCCCGGATCAGGGGGCTACGGTGGAGACGACGTGCAGTCTGGTGCAAGGGATTTTCGGCATCGGCGGTGAGACGGTAGGAGTCATCACGGTCGCCGCCGGTCCAGAGGACGAGTTGACACCGGAGCGGATAACCGACGCACACCGGGGGATGATCCTCGTAGGCGGCTCGCTGATCGGTCGTGACGGCTTTGCCAGAGCACAGCAGATCGGCGTTGCCGCTATTGTCGTAGGCGGCATCCACGATCTTGACCTGAAACAGCTCCTCGGGCGAGATCTTGGCGTCGCGATCACCGGGACAGAGCAAATTGGCTTTAGCCTGATCATCACCGAAGGATTTGGTCGAATTGCCATGGCCAGGCGCACCTTCGACCTCCTGGCCTCCAAGGCCGGCCAGCGCGCATCCTGCTCTGGCGCGACCCAAATTCGGGCCGGCGTCATCCGGCCGGAGGTGATTGTCCCGCTCTCAGAGCGTTCAACGTTCGACGTTCAACGTTCAACGGAGGAGACATCGGGAGTGGGGGGCGGACTGCGGGTCGGCGATCAAATCCGGATTATTCGGGAGCCATATTTTGGCCGAATTTGCAAGGTCGCTGCTCTTCCGGCCGACCTTCGGTTCCTTCCCACGGGAAGCAAGGCCCGGGTCCTGGAGGCAGAGCTTGACGATGGGCAGCAAATCATCATCCCTCGTGCCAACGTGGAACTGCTGGAGACCTGATGGAATTCAGTTCCAAGTTGAGGACCCGACACCCGACACCCGACACCCGACACCTGATGTCCGTGTATGCGCTTACCGCACTCCTCGCTCTGCTTTTCTTCATCCTATACCCTCCACCCTGTACCCTGGCATCTTCCCTCTCCTTCCCGGAGCAGTTCGAGGCCTTTGACATGCCCGGCGACGGCGGAGGCAGTATCGGGCTTTCGTGGCGAGCGGCCTCCTTCGATGAGCCGACACTGCGCTATCAGGTCTACATGGCTGATCAGGCGCAAGGACCCTTTACGCAGATCGTCGAGTTTGCTGCCAACACCCACTACAAGAGCGATGTTGATCGCCCCTGGTGGAGCTGGGACCGGAACAAGGCGTATCACTTTTACCAGATGAAATCGACGCAGGATCTCCGCCTCGAGAGTGGCAAAGCCTACTTCTTCAAGGTGGCGGTGACCGACGGGATGCAGACGATTGAAGGGCCGATTCGATCAGCCATCCCGGAACCAAATCTCTTCAACCTGGCAAAGGCGAACAACTTCCTGTTGGTAGTCTTCTTCTCTACCCTTGTCCTGATCGCGATCGCCAAAGCAAAACGACATCCTAACATCTTCCTGCGCCGGATTCCCGGGCTGGACGCGGTGGAGGAGGCGATCGGGCGAGCCACCGAGATGGGGCGACCGATCCTCTACCTCACCGGCTCTGACGACATGTCAAGCCTTTCGACTATCGCCGCTACGGTCATTCTTGGACAGGTTGCGAAAAAGACGGCGGCGTACGAAACGGAGCTCAAGGTACCGCACCGAGACCCGATCGTCATGGCCATCTGCCAGGAGATCGTCAAGGAGTCATATCTGGAGGCTGGACGACCTGATGCCTATCGTGATGATTCGAACTTTTTCATCACATCAGATCAGTTCAGCTACGCCGCTGCGGTGAATGGAATTATGCTCCGGGAGCGACCGGCAGCCAACTTCTTTATGGGCTTTTACTACGCTGAGGCGCTACTCCTGGCGGAGACCGGCGCCGGGACCGGCGCGATCCAGATTGCCGGGACCGACGCCGACCTGCAGTTACCCTTCTTCATCACGACCTGCGATTACACCCTGATCGGCGAGGAGTTGTACGCCGCAAGCGCGTACCTCTCGCGCGAGCCGGTGCTGGTCGGGACCTTGCGGGGGCAGGACCTTGGGAAGGCGTTTCTCCTGCTCTCTACGGTGATCGGGACCATCCTTGCAACCATCGGTGGGCTTGCCGGGACCCAGGCGTTTGTGCCGCTGCTGCAACTCTTCCGGGATTTTAAATAAATGACACTGTTCCTACGGCGGACGTTCCCGCTGATTCTGACCTTCCTGTTCGGGGTGGCGGCCGCCCTCCAGTATTACATTCCACATCCCGTCTCGGAAGCGGCGCTCACCGAGGTCTCAGTCTGGCTTCGGATTATCCTTGGATTTGCCATGATCCTGGGGATCGCCAGCCTTTGCCACGTCCATTACGCGAAGATCCGGATACGGGCGGCAGGCTGGGGGTACAGCCTGGTAGTCTATCTCTCGATGCTGGCTACGGTAGCGGTGGGGTTGTGGTCAAGCGGGCAGGAGGAGGGGACGGGGTTCGGCTGGATCTATACCTATGCCCTGCTTGCGCTGCAGGGGACGATGTTTTCCATGCTCGGGTTCTTCGTTGCCTCGGCCGCCTTCCGCGCCTTTCGGGCCAGGAGCAAAGAGGCCGCAGTGTTGCTGGTGGCGGCGGTCATCATGATGTTCGGTCGGGTGCCGTTGGGTGAGTATCTAATCCCCGCTGCAGGGCCGCTGGCCGGCTGGATCCTGAACGTTCTGAACACTGCCGCCCGGCGTGGGATCATCATCGGGATCAGCCTCGGCGGAATCGCCACCTCGATCAAGATCATTTTCGGGATCGAGCGGTCGTACCTGGGGAGCCGAGATTGAGAGAAAACGTAGGGGCGCTGCTTGCCACGCCCCTTTTAGGGAACGGGCGATCGTACCGGTGGAGTCGGGATTGAGAGAGCTGGCCGATAAGCTGCTGCGCCTGGACCGCCGGGTGATCTTCGTCCTGATCGCGCTTGCCACGCTGATCCCGCTCCTCCGCCCGATCGGCTTGCCGGTCCGGATCTCGCCGGAGGTGAGGCAGGTCCACGATTACATCGAGTCGCTTCCGGCAGGGTCGGTGTTTTTACTGTCGCTGGACTTCGACCCGGCCTCGAAACCGGAACTCTATCCGATGGCCGTGGCGTTGCTCAATCACGCCTTCAAACGAGACCTGCGAGTGATCGCCATGACCCTTTTAGTCACTGGGACCGGAATGGCCGAAAAAGTTGTGAGCGGGATCGCGAGCGAGCACGGGAAACGACGGGGACTGGACTACGCCTTCCTTGGATACTCACCAGGCGGGTCCAACGTGATCATCAACATGGGTCAGGACCTGGCTGTTGCCTTTCCGACCGACCACTACGGCGAGCGGACCGCTGACCTTCCTGTCCTCCAGGGGATCAACTCGCTCAGGCAGGTCAACTATGTGATCAGCCTGGCGGCAGGCACCCCAGGCGTCGAAAGCTGGTACGTCTATGGCAAAGAAAAGTACGGCTTCGAGTTGGGTGGTGGGGTGACGGCCGTGATTGCGCCAGGTCTCTACCCCTTCCTCGACACCGGGCAGATCAATGGCTTGATCGGCGGGTTGCGTGGGGCAGCCGAGTACGAGACGTTGATCGGGATGAAGGGAAAAGCAGTAGCGGGGATGGACGCCCAATCAGCCACGCATTTTATCATCATTGGCTTGATTCTGATCTGTAATCTCTTTTATTTTTTAACGCGCCGCACAAAGACCCGATCCTTCGGCAGCGCTCAGAACAGGCCCGACTCGCCGCCTGAGACGAGGCGCTGATGGCCCCTTCTGTCCTGCTCGGCGCCTGGGTGGCCGCTGGCCTCACCCTATTCATGTTCAGCTTTCTGTACAAAGACAACCCCTTCTTCCGATTTGGAGAGCACCTGTACGTTGGAATCTCGATGGGGTACACGATCGTCCGGATCTACTATGACGTCATGGTCAAGAGCCTCTACATCCCGGTCGCCCAGGAAGGGAAATGGTGGTTCCTGATCGCCGCCTTTCTGGGCCTCCTGGTCCTGACTCGCTTCATCCCGAGAATAAGCTGGCTGAGCCGGATCTCATTTGCCGTGATCGTGGGCTTCGGGTCCGGCGTCGCGATCCCCCGCATCATCTCCTCCAACATCCTTCAGCAGGTGCAAGGGACGTTGAAGCCGCTGCTCGGCAATGCCGGTCAACCTCTGTTCGGCATGGCGCAAGTGAATGCACTGCTGATCCTTGTCGGTGTCATCACAGTGCTGGTCTACTTCTTCTTCTCTATTGAGCATAAAGGACCGATTCATGTTGCAGCCAGAATTGGCATTTACTTCCTGATGATCAATTTCGGCGCAGGATTCGGCTATACGGTCATGGCCAGAATGTCGCTCCTCATCGGCCGGTTCGATGATCTGATCCTCTTTGCCTCACGCGACTACGGCTATGCCTCGTTGGTGCTCTTCGGCCTGATCGCCTTTGGTCTGTTCATGTGGGAACGCGGCTCAATCGCTTCCTCCGGTTCCGATCAGGATGGACGTGCCGCCGGGAGCGATGCACACGACGAGTCTCCCCCTCGGTAGGCTCAGAATTCACGACTGAGAATCAGTCGCATTGCTATGTCGCAGGAAGAGCCTGATTATTGCCAATACGCAGGGCGCAGATACGATTTCACCCGTGCGTAAGCCCGAATGTGTAGGGCGGAAGGAGATCGAATGTCAGAGCACAGCGCAACCGTCGCCTGGCGGCGCACATCTGCGAGTTTCGACTACGAGGCGTATAACCGCGATCACTCCTGGTCGTTCGATGCCGGCGTTCAGGTCCGCGCGTCCGCCGCGCCTGCCTTTCACGGCGACCTCGACTGTGTCGATCCTGAAGAAGCATACGTGGCAGCCCTCTCCGGTTGTCACATGCTGACCTTTCTCGCCGTCGCATCACGTAAGCGACTGATTGTCGATACCTACGAGGACCACGCCACCGGGTTCATGGAGAAGAACGTCCACGGCAAGCTGGCCGTGACGCGGATCGTACTCCGACCGCAGGTCCGGTTCAGCGGCTCGGTAGTACCTTCCCAGGACGAATTGGCGAAGCTACACGAGCAGGCTCACCATGGCTGCATCATCGCAAACTCGGTGTTAACGACAGTCACCATTGAACCCGCGTGATTGAAGTAGAATAGCCTCGTGTGAAGAAAAACCACACATTACGTACTAGAGATGCTATGAACAATATGCAGTCTGGAATTCTGGAATCGACCCCTCCGGTCTCCAGGTATCTTATATTCTCTCTGATCGACCATGGCGAAGCTCGTAAGGGTCTGCTGGCGCTCCGTGAAATTGCCGACGGCCGACAGACCGTTGTCGGCATTGGGCAATCGCTCGTGCTTGCACTTGGGGCCACCGTGTCAGGCCTCCGTGTGTTTCCGAGCTATGCCGGCGCCGGGTTTGAAGTGCCGTCCACGCCGTTCGCGTTATGGTGTTGGTTGAGGGGGGATGACAGGGGTGACCTGCTGCATCGGGCCAGGCGCATCACCCACGCGCTCATGCCCGCGTTTCGCCTGGATCAGGTCGTTGATGCCTTCACCTATGGCACGGCTCGGGATTTGACGGGGTATGAAGATGGAACTGAGAACCCGAAAGATGAGCGTGCGCTGGAGGTCGCGTTCGTTCGGAGACAAGGCGACGGGTTGGATGGATCGAGCTTCGTTGCAGTCCAGCAATGGGTACATGACCTCGATCGCTTCGAAGCCAAGTCTACTCAGGAGCAGGACAACACGATCGGGCGTCGCCGGATCGGTAACGACGAGATCAAGGACGCTCCGCCGTCTGCGCACATAAAAAGAGCGGCGCAGGAGAGCTTCGATCCCGAGGCGTTCGTCTTGAGGCGCTCGATGCCGTGGGCGGACGGCTTGCGCGCGGGCCTGGTGTTTGTCGCGTTTGGCGCATCCTTTGACGCGTTCGAGGCCCTCTTGAGGCGGATGGTCGGGGTAGAGGACGGGATAGTAGACGCATTATTCACCTTCACCCGTCCGATATCGGGCGCCTTTTTCTGGTGTCCAGGCATGCAGGACGGGCGACTAAATCTCCGACAGCTCGGACTGATACCGTCTTGAGGTTTGCGCTGTATGGTACCGCAATGGTCAATTCTCTCGTGTTTGCTGGCGTTTGCCTGGACGATGTTGCTTGACAGGCAGGCACTTGGAAGCGGATCTCCGCCTTTAGACCCGCGCACATCATTGACCGATAAGGCTCGGCAGTATTTTACTGCTGAGGAGTTAGCGAAAGGGCGGGCATACGCACGAGGGCGATATCTGCTGCACGGTGTGCAAATGGCGTTGACTCTTGGCTTCCTCGGATTGCTGATACTGAGCCCACTGTCCGCGAGAATTCTGGATCTCAGTGCCTCGGTTGCGGGCGGACGCGTGTGGCTGACCATTGGAGTATTCGGCCTCTTGCTGGCTCTGCTGTACGACGCGATCACCTTTCCCGTCAACCTGTATGGCAGTCTCCTTCGCGAGCATGCATTCGGCCTTTCCAGCCAGACATTCGCCGCATGGGCGTGGGATTATACGAAAGGAGCGCTGATCAGCGCGGTAATCCTGCT
The Candidatus Methylomirabilis tolerans DNA segment above includes these coding regions:
- a CDS encoding OsmC family protein, producing the protein MSEHSATVAWRRTSASFDYEAYNRDHSWSFDAGVQVRASAAPAFHGDLDCVDPEEAYVAALSGCHMLTFLAVASRKRLIVDTYEDHATGFMEKNVHGKLAVTRIVLRPQVRFSGSVVPSQDELAKLHEQAHHGCIIANSVLTTVTIEPA
- a CDS encoding Dyp-type peroxidase — translated: MNNMQSGILESTPPVSRYLIFSLIDHGEARKGLLALREIADGRQTVVGIGQSLVLALGATVSGLRVFPSYAGAGFEVPSTPFALWCWLRGDDRGDLLHRARRITHALMPAFRLDQVVDAFTYGTARDLTGYEDGTENPKDERALEVAFVRRQGDGLDGSSFVAVQQWVHDLDRFEAKSTQEQDNTIGRRRIGNDEIKDAPPSAHIKRAAQESFDPEAFVLRRSMPWADGLRAGLVFVAFGASFDAFEALLRRMVGVEDGIVDALFTFTRPISGAFFWCPGMQDGRLNLRQLGLIPS
- a CDS encoding glutamate mutase L, translated to MSREMTAILATDCGSTTTKAILIEKVGEEYRQTFRGESPTTVEAPFDDVTRGVLNAIQEVEELSGRRILDGEKIMTPAEGRCGVDIYVSTSSAGGGLQMMVAGVVMAMTAESAQRCALGAGAIVMDVLASNDGRAAHEKIERIRVLRPDMILLSGGTDGGTISHVVELAEYIRAADPKPRLGGSFKLPVVFAGNKDARGRIQEILGDRTALVMADNIRPILERENLAPARHKIHDLFLEHVMAQAPGYGVLMGWTGAPIMPTPAAVGLIMENAARAQGLNLLGVDIGGATTDVFSVVDGQFTRTVSANLGMSYSISNVLAEAGIEKIERWLADPLAEQEMRNRIKNKMIRPTTIPQTQADLALEQAVAREALRLAFEQHKALAVGLKGVQRERTIADAFEQGEDEKSLIDLYRIDLIIGSGGILSHAPHRVQAMMMMIDAYQPLGLTRFAVDSIFMMPHLGVLSEVNERAATEVFLKDCLVPLGSCLAAEGRVKLGEPCFAYTIRFADGRQAQGTLRFGEILRIDLPPGAEADLQAEPSKSFDLGAGKGKPVALKAKGGVVGLILDARGRPLYLVEKESERVAQLQAWAKAVELYPTEEGYRV